The Saccopteryx leptura isolate mSacLep1 chromosome 2, mSacLep1_pri_phased_curated, whole genome shotgun sequence genome has a window encoding:
- the KERA gene encoding keratocan: MATTICFIIWVVFITDSVWTRTVRQVYEVHEPEDWTAQDFDCPRECFCPPSFPTALYCENRGLREIPAIPSRIWYLYLENNLIETIPEKPFENATQLRWINLNKNKITNYGIEKGALSQLKKLLFLFLEDNELEEVPSPLPRSLEQLQLARNKVSRIPQGTFSNLENLTLLDLQHNKLLDNAFQRDTFKGLKNLMQLNMAKNALRNMPPRLPANTMQLFLDNNSIEGIPENYFNVIPKVAFLRLNHNKLSDAGLPSSGFDVSSILDLQLSHNQLTKVPRINAHLQHLHLDHNKIKNMNVSVICPATTTLPADRDSFSYGPHLSYLRLDGNEIKPPIPMDLMTCFRLLQTIII, encoded by the exons ATGGCCACCACAATCTGTTTCATCATCTGGGTGGTATTCATAACAGATTCTGTCTGGACTCGAACTGTGAGGCAGGTCTATGAGGTACATGAGCCAGAGGACTGGACTGCGCAAGACTTCGATTGTCCCAGGGAATGTTTCTGTCCCCCCAGTTTCCCAACTGCCTTATACTGTGAAAATCGTGGTCTCAGAGAAATCCCTGCTATTCCTTCGAGGATCTGGTATCTTTATCTTGAAAACAACCTGATAGAAACCATTCCTGAGAAGCCATTTGAGAATGCCACCCAGTTGAGATGGATCAAtctaaataagaacaaaataaccaACTATGGCATTGAAAAAGGAGCCCTGAGCCAACTAAAGAAGCTGCTTTTCTTATTTCTGGAAGATAATGAGCTGGAGGAGGTACCCTCCCCATTGCCAAGAAGCTTAGAACAACTACAATTAGCTAGGAACAAGGTATCCAGAATCCCTCAAGGGACTTTCAGCAATCTAGAGAACCTGACCCTTCTTGACCTGCAACACAATAAACTATTAGACAATGCCTTTCAAAGAGACACTTTTAAGGGACTAAAGAACCTCATGCAGTTAAATATGGCCAAGAATGCCCTGAGGAATATGCCACCCAGATTACCGGCCAACACAATGCAACTGTTTTTAGACAACAATTCCATTGAGGGCAtaccagaaaattattttaatgtaattcctAAAGTGGCCTTCCTGAGACTAAACCACAACAAGTTATCAGATGCAGGTCTCCCCTCAAGTGGCTTTGATGTATCGTCCATTCTAGATCTTCAACTGTCCCACAATCAGCTCACAAAGGTTCCCCGAATCAATGCTCATCTGCAGCATCTTCACCTTGATCATAACAAAATCAAAA ACATGAACGTCTCTGTAATATGTCCTGCCACTACCACACTGCCAGCAGACCGAGATTCCTTCAGTTATGGACCTCATCTGAGCTACCTTCGTCTGGATGGAAATGAAATCAAGCCTCCAATCCCAATGGACTTAATGACCTGCTTCAGGCTCCttcaaactatcattatttaa